The Anaerohalosphaeraceae bacterium genome has a window encoding:
- a CDS encoding proton-conducting transporter membrane subunit → MSFFIVGAAVIFLSGVSSLFFGRKGDWASRAGAWGTVIGSAIAFIAPLQVLWGGAVLSLRTEWSIPFGAFFIQIDPLSAFFLLPILGLCALSAVYGIEYLRAYQSQRNLGPVWFFYNLLLVSMLLVVTARNSLLFLIAWEIMTLASFFLVTFEHHRPAVRQAGFLYLLAAHIGTAFLIVFFVLLGSWAGSADFAAVPQIPPAEANLLFVLAVIGFGIKAGFMPLHIWLPHAHPAAPSHVSAVMSGVMIKTGIYGLIRTLCLLETPPAWWGWTLIILGAVSGLLGALFASVQQDLKRLLAYCSVENIGIIALGLGTGLLGIHHHSAVLAVLGLAGGLLHVLNHAVFKGLLFLSAGSVLHSTGTGQIDRLGGLFKQMPWTAAAFLIGAVAVPGIPPLNGFFSEFLIYLGFFKNGMNSGLETVIAVLLTVGGLALIGGLALAAFTKAFGIIFLGSPRSAAAQHGHEAGPLMRASFLILAVLCLLLGLFSPRLIFVLRPILLSVTGMTEESVQIELVQASSVLSQIVKAAVLFGVLAGGLLLMRIRLLLGRRVDSTVTWDCGYARPDSRMQYTGTSFTQFLADLFGWLLPTCKNITPPAGFFPNSGQYREETDDSSEKYLFRPAARQIVRLSSKLQWLQHGRLQVYILYIALALWILLIWKLM, encoded by the coding sequence ATGAGCTTTTTTATCGTCGGTGCAGCTGTCATTTTTCTGAGCGGTGTATCCTCCCTTTTCTTCGGTCGAAAAGGGGATTGGGCTTCACGTGCGGGGGCTTGGGGAACCGTAATCGGCTCCGCCATTGCATTCATTGCCCCGCTGCAAGTCCTTTGGGGAGGGGCTGTTCTGTCTCTTCGAACAGAATGGTCCATTCCTTTTGGGGCTTTTTTTATTCAGATTGACCCGCTTTCCGCATTCTTTCTGCTGCCGATTCTGGGACTGTGTGCTTTGTCGGCTGTGTACGGCATAGAATACCTCAGGGCCTATCAATCCCAGCGGAATCTCGGACCGGTCTGGTTTTTTTACAACCTTCTTCTGGTATCCATGCTGCTGGTGGTTACGGCCCGAAACAGTCTGCTCTTCCTGATTGCCTGGGAAATCATGACGCTGGCCTCCTTCTTTCTGGTTACCTTTGAACACCACAGGCCGGCGGTTCGCCAGGCGGGTTTTCTTTATCTGCTTGCAGCCCATATCGGAACGGCTTTTCTGATTGTCTTTTTTGTGCTGCTGGGCAGCTGGGCGGGATCTGCCGACTTTGCTGCTGTCCCCCAAATCCCTCCGGCGGAAGCCAATCTTCTGTTTGTTCTGGCCGTGATTGGATTCGGCATCAAAGCGGGCTTTATGCCGCTTCATATCTGGCTGCCTCATGCTCATCCGGCTGCTCCCAGCCACGTCTCCGCTGTGATGAGCGGTGTGATGATTAAAACAGGCATTTACGGGCTGATCCGAACCCTTTGTCTGCTGGAAACCCCGCCCGCCTGGTGGGGCTGGACGCTGATTATCCTTGGAGCGGTTTCCGGTCTTTTGGGAGCCCTCTTTGCATCGGTTCAACAGGACCTCAAACGGCTGCTGGCCTATTGCAGTGTAGAAAACATCGGCATCATCGCACTGGGGCTCGGAACAGGTCTTTTGGGCATCCATCACCACTCTGCCGTCCTGGCCGTGCTGGGATTGGCCGGAGGGCTGCTCCATGTGCTGAACCATGCCGTTTTTAAAGGCCTGCTTTTCCTCAGTGCCGGTTCCGTCCTTCACAGCACCGGAACGGGACAAATCGACCGGCTCGGAGGCCTGTTCAAGCAGATGCCCTGGACGGCCGCTGCCTTTCTTATCGGAGCCGTTGCAGTTCCGGGCATTCCGCCTCTAAACGGGTTTTTCAGTGAATTTCTGATTTATCTGGGCTTCTTCAAAAATGGAATGAACAGCGGGCTGGAAACCGTGATTGCCGTCCTGCTGACTGTCGGAGGGCTGGCCCTGATCGGCGGTCTGGCTCTGGCGGCCTTCACCAAGGCATTCGGCATTATTTTTTTAGGCAGCCCGCGAAGTGCCGCTGCGCAGCACGGACACGAAGCCGGTCCGCTGATGAGGGCTTCATTCCTCATTCTGGCCGTGCTGTGTCTGCTGCTGGGGCTCTTTTCTCCCCGCTTGATTTTCGTTCTGCGGCCGATTCTTCTCTCTGTCACAGGGATGACCGAGGAATCGGTCCAAATCGAACTGGTTCAGGCCTCGTCCGTCTTGTCCCAAATTGTGAAAGCCGCCGTTCTTTTCGGCGTTTTGGCAGGCGGCCTGCTCCTGATGCGAATCCGTCTGCTGCTCGGACGCCGCGTGGACAGCACTGTGACCTGGGACTGCGGCTACGCCCGGCCGGATTCAAGAATGCAGTACACGGGGACTTCCTTCACGCAGTTTTTGGCCGATTTGTTCGGCTGGCTGCTGCCGACCTGCAAAAACATCACACCTCCGGCGGGATTCTTCCCGAACAGCGGACAATACAGGGAAGAAACAGATGACAGCAGTGAAAAGTACCTCTTCCGGCCGGCCGCCAGGCAGATTGTCCGTCTGTCGTCCAAACTCCAGTGGCTCCAGCACGGACGGCTTCAGGTTTATATCCTGTATATTGCGTTGGCTCTTTGGATTCTTCTGATATGGAAACTGATGTAG
- a CDS encoding NADH-quinone oxidoreductase subunit H: MLILGKLINLLLCLAGAPLLGGIINRTKAFFAGRKGPSVLQPYYDLFKLFRKGVVYSQTTTGIFRAGPVVGLAAAAAAALLMPLGGLPAALSFEGDLIVFVYLFALLRFFLVVSALDTGSSFEGMGAAREVTFSALAEPAFLIGLAAVAKYTGYTSLSQIFSSLDFTDWPAAGPTLVLVGISTGIVFLSENCRIPVDDPNTHLELTMIHEVMVLDHSGPDFGMILYTAALKLWLLGAVLAGILVPVHTGNLWLDTTAALLFLGLLAVLVGVIESSMARLRLLHVPSLLIGAAALSIVALMLVCGGLL; encoded by the coding sequence ATGCTGATTTTGGGAAAACTCATCAATCTGCTGCTGTGTTTGGCCGGCGCCCCGCTTTTGGGAGGAATCATCAATCGGACCAAAGCTTTCTTTGCGGGCAGAAAGGGCCCCTCTGTACTTCAGCCGTATTATGATTTGTTCAAGCTGTTCCGGAAGGGGGTCGTGTACAGCCAAACCACCACCGGGATTTTTCGAGCAGGCCCCGTTGTCGGTCTGGCTGCTGCGGCAGCTGCCGCCCTGCTGATGCCTCTGGGAGGGCTGCCCGCTGCGCTGTCTTTTGAAGGTGATTTGATTGTCTTTGTTTATCTGTTTGCTCTCCTGCGGTTCTTTCTGGTGGTCAGTGCACTGGACACCGGGTCGAGTTTTGAGGGAATGGGAGCCGCCCGTGAAGTCACCTTTTCCGCTTTGGCCGAACCGGCCTTTCTGATTGGACTGGCGGCGGTCGCCAAATACACAGGATATACTTCTCTTTCCCAGATCTTTTCTTCCCTGGATTTCACAGACTGGCCGGCGGCAGGTCCTACCCTCGTGCTGGTCGGGATTTCCACAGGGATTGTTTTTCTGTCTGAAAACTGCCGAATCCCGGTCGATGACCCCAATACGCATCTGGAACTGACCATGATTCATGAAGTCATGGTGCTGGACCACAGCGGACCGGATTTCGGAATGATTCTGTACACCGCCGCCCTGAAACTGTGGCTTCTGGGAGCGGTTCTGGCGGGCATTCTGGTTCCGGTTCACACCGGAAATCTGTGGCTGGATACGACGGCTGCCCTGCTGTTTCTGGGCTTGCTGGCCGTTCTGGTCGGCGTGATAGAATCCTCCATGGCTCGTCTTCGCCTGCTCCATGTTCCCTCGCTCCTGATCGGGGCCGCCGCCCTATCCATCGTCGCCCTGATGCTCGTTTGCGGAGGTCTGCTATGA
- a CDS encoding NADH-quinone oxidoreductase subunit K: MNSAVDLILIFLILSNLALLGLSRLGACIRVAALQGVALGLLPLFLVESGPAAHQLFFSALLIGLKGIVFPWLLTIVLREIQVQREIEPFIGYGSSLAFGTVFLIVSLWLGSRLPLPISMQSGLIVPSAFFTIMSGFFLIIARKKALTQVLGYLVLENGIYAFGAALSENQPVLIELGILLDLFAAAFVMGIAVFHINREFEHIDTDKLSGLRT, translated from the coding sequence ATGAATTCAGCCGTTGACCTGATTCTGATTTTTTTGATTCTTTCCAATTTGGCCCTGCTGGGATTGAGCCGGCTGGGTGCCTGTATTCGAGTGGCCGCCCTTCAGGGGGTTGCCCTCGGACTGCTGCCGCTCTTTCTGGTTGAATCAGGGCCCGCCGCTCATCAGCTGTTTTTCTCCGCCCTTCTGATTGGTCTGAAAGGCATCGTTTTCCCCTGGCTTCTGACGATTGTCCTTCGGGAAATTCAGGTTCAGCGGGAAATTGAGCCGTTTATCGGATACGGCAGTTCGCTGGCATTCGGCACCGTCTTTTTAATTGTTTCGTTATGGCTGGGCAGCCGCCTTCCGCTGCCGATCTCGATGCAGTCCGGTCTGATTGTTCCTTCGGCCTTTTTTACCATTATGTCCGGATTCTTTCTGATTATCGCCCGCAAAAAAGCCCTCACCCAGGTGCTCGGTTATCTGGTTCTGGAAAACGGAATTTACGCCTTCGGAGCGGCCCTGTCGGAAAATCAGCCGGTTCTGATTGAATTGGGAATCCTGCTGGATTTATTTGCGGCGGCCTTTGTGATGGGCATTGCCGTCTTTCATATCAACCGGGAATTTGAACACATTGACACGGATAAATTATCCGGCCTGAGGACCTGA
- a CDS encoding proton-conducting transporter membrane subunit: MIYALIVIPAAAAILSLMIQNDRIRRGLLVGAAAAHTLLVLAAWHTGAAPRINGWLVLDQPALLFLTITSILFSACSVYAAGYLAGESGRTIRDFEEGLFFRNAPEAVFCACLLAFLATMTLTALSQHLALLWVAMEATTLASAPLIYFHRHHRSLEAAWKYLLICSVGIALALLGTFFIGIAVSHTSVEDKSLVLSNLIQQGNRLNLTWLKAAMLLTLVGYGTKMGLAPLHTWLPDAHSESPSVISALLSGALLNCAFLGILRIVQVCRAAGLEDFYQPLLILFGLLSMGWAAVFILGQADFKRMLAYSSVEHVGILALGIGIGAGAVFGSMLHAVNHSLTKAMLFLAAGNILGAFKTKTISQVSGVLERLPLTGILWLAGFLAITGMPPFGLFLSEFAIVKAMIEQGRFGAAAAFLGVLTLIFAGMASAFLKMAQGPAPQGKAETPHPESFTHVLPPLALGVLTLLLGVYVPPVVSRLLHEAAAAFGGF; encoded by the coding sequence ATGATTTATGCGTTGATTGTCATCCCTGCCGCAGCGGCGATTTTGTCGCTGATGATTCAAAACGACAGGATACGACGCGGCCTTTTAGTCGGGGCCGCCGCCGCCCATACGCTGCTGGTGCTGGCGGCCTGGCATACGGGGGCCGCCCCTCGGATCAACGGATGGCTCGTGCTGGACCAGCCCGCTCTTTTGTTCCTGACCATTACGAGCATTCTGTTCTCCGCCTGTTCAGTCTATGCCGCCGGCTACCTGGCCGGAGAATCCGGCCGAACCATACGGGATTTCGAAGAGGGGCTGTTTTTCCGCAACGCTCCGGAGGCCGTCTTTTGTGCCTGTCTTCTTGCATTCCTGGCCACCATGACGCTCACAGCGCTCAGCCAGCACCTGGCTTTGCTGTGGGTAGCCATGGAAGCCACCACGCTGGCCAGCGCCCCGCTGATTTATTTCCATCGGCACCACCGGTCGCTGGAGGCCGCCTGGAAATATCTTTTGATTTGTTCCGTCGGCATCGCTTTGGCCCTGCTGGGAACCTTCTTTATCGGCATCGCCGTTTCCCATACCTCCGTGGAAGACAAATCGCTCGTCCTGAGCAATCTGATTCAGCAGGGAAACCGGCTGAACCTGACCTGGCTGAAAGCCGCGATGCTGCTGACCCTGGTGGGGTACGGAACGAAAATGGGCCTGGCTCCTCTGCATACCTGGCTGCCGGACGCTCACAGCGAATCGCCCTCGGTGATTTCCGCCCTGCTTTCCGGGGCTTTGCTCAATTGTGCTTTTTTGGGGATTTTGCGGATTGTACAAGTCTGCCGGGCGGCTGGGTTAGAAGATTTTTATCAGCCCCTGCTGATTTTGTTCGGCCTGCTTTCGATGGGCTGGGCCGCCGTGTTTATCCTTGGGCAGGCGGATTTCAAACGAATGCTGGCCTATTCGAGTGTCGAACATGTCGGGATTCTGGCATTGGGCATCGGAATCGGAGCCGGAGCCGTCTTTGGTTCGATGCTTCACGCCGTCAACCACTCGCTCACCAAAGCCATGCTGTTTCTGGCCGCCGGCAACATCCTCGGCGCCTTCAAAACCAAAACCATTTCGCAGGTCAGCGGGGTTCTGGAGCGGCTGCCTTTGACGGGAATCCTCTGGCTTGCCGGCTTTCTGGCAATTACCGGCATGCCTCCCTTCGGCCTTTTCCTGAGCGAGTTTGCCATCGTCAAAGCCATGATTGAACAGGGCCGGTTCGGTGCCGCAGCGGCCTTTCTGGGGGTGCTGACTCTGATTTTTGCCGGCATGGCTTCGGCATTTCTGAAAATGGCTCAGGGACCTGCTCCTCAGGGGAAGGCGGAAACGCCTCATCCGGAGTCGTTTACGCATGTGCTGCCGCCGCTGGCCTTAGGCGTTTTGACGCTGCTGCTTGGAGTGTATGTGCCCCCTGTCGTAAGCCGACTGCTCCATGAGGCGGCCGCTGCTTTTGGAGGATTTTGA